GCGTCGCGCGAGGTCGGTCCCGAGGGACGCGCGATCGGCGTCGACATGACGGCCTCCATGATCTCCCGCGCGCGGCAGAACGCGGCGGATGGCGGCTTCACGAACGTGGAGTTCCGCCTGGGCGAGATCGAACGGCTCCCCGTCGCGGACTCCACCGTGGATCTCATCATCTCGAATTGCGTGATCAATCTCTCCCCCGACAAGGCCTCCGTGTTCCGGGAAGCGCTCCGCGTGCTGCGCCCGGGCGGGCGACTCGTGGTGAGCGACATCGTCCTGTCGCGCGAGCTGCCGGAGGCGATCCAGAAGTCCGTGGAAGCGTACGCGGGCTGCGTGGCGGGGGCGTCGCTCAAGGAAGAGTACCTGCGCCTCATCCGCGAAGCGGGATTCGAGCGGGTGGAGGTGCTGGAGCAGAAGACGTACGGCGCACCGGGGAGCCTTCTCGCGGGAACCGACCCCGCGTGCGTCCGGGATTCGATCCGCTCGATGAAGGTGAGGGCCTTCAAGCCGCGAGGCTGAACGCGCGGCGAACGCGGCGCCGGCAGCGGCAGGGGGGGCGACAGTCCCGCCGCGAAGCGGCCGGCGGCTACTCCCGGACCGTCGTGCCGCCGTCCTTCCCGTACACGATGACGCTGTGCACGGGAACGGAACCCTCGAGGCGCCGGCGCCCCTCCAGCGTCGCGATCTCCACCAGGAACGCGAACCCGGCCGGCACGCATCCCAGCGCGCGCACGAGGAAGAGCGACGCCTGCGCCGTGCCGCCGGTCGCGATCACGTCGTCCGTGATCAGGATTCGCGATCCCGGATGCAGGATGTCGCGGTGCGATTCGAGCGTCGCCGAGCCGTACTCGAGCGCGTAGGACTCCCGGAAGGACGCGCCCGGGAGCTTCCCCGGCTTCCGCGCGAGCACGATCCCCACGCCCCACCGCGCGGCGAGCGCCGCGGCCACCAGGAATCCGCGCGCCTCGATCCCGAGCACGAGATCCGGCGGCTTCGCGTCGAACGGCTTCGCGAGCGCGGCCACGGCGCGCTTCCACGCCGCGCCGTCCGCCCAGAGCGGCGTCAGATCCCGGAAGAGGACTCCCGGCTGCGGCCAGTCCGGAACCGTCCGGATCCACTCGGTGAGGGGCCTCGCGCTCATCGCGGCGCGACCCTAGCAGGGGCACGGCTTCGGTACAATCGAGGCATGAAGGTGATCGTGGGAGGCGCGAGCGGGCTGATCGGGACGTCGCTGTCGCGCCTTCTCCGAGACGAAGGACATCAGGTGCTCCGGCTCGTGCGGGGCCGCCCGGCCCGAGACGCATCCGAGGTCGCCTGGGATCCGGACGCGGGGCGA
This region of Candidatus Eisenbacteria bacterium genomic DNA includes:
- a CDS encoding arsenite methyltransferase, producing the protein MTTTTEKSTHATPSGDIRDLVREKYGSIVEGSKGCCGEDSGGCGCGDCGDTRALGYTEDQIQAIPKGSNYGLGCGNPLGHAEVKPGETVLDLGSGAGIDVFLASREVGPEGRAIGVDMTASMISRARQNAADGGFTNVEFRLGEIERLPVADSTVDLIISNCVINLSPDKASVFREALRVLRPGGRLVVSDIVLSRELPEAIQKSVEAYAGCVAGASLKEEYLRLIREAGFERVEVLEQKTYGAPGSLLAGTDPACVRDSIRSMKVRAFKPRG
- a CDS encoding adenine phosphoribosyltransferase gives rise to the protein MSARPLTEWIRTVPDWPQPGVLFRDLTPLWADGAAWKRAVAALAKPFDAKPPDLVLGIEARGFLVAAALAARWGVGIVLARKPGKLPGASFRESYALEYGSATLESHRDILHPGSRILITDDVIATGGTAQASLFLVRALGCVPAGFAFLVEIATLEGRRRLEGSVPVHSVIVYGKDGGTTVRE